From a single Calothrix sp. NIES-2098 genomic region:
- a CDS encoding integral membrane sensor signal transduction histidine kinase → MKQLRSFRLRIALLSAALAGSTLVGFGAVSWFQIYNAKISRLDAELLNQLMRASRPPEMEKERSHLHPEQLSFVLGNTKTPIALLILDGNGNTVYQFNSLAADVEANSLLVKRLNLTPMPPPPPRERPNSSAEPRPFRPLPPQFVTAKTGKATWRIGAAKFPDSQVALAVSLQVVNQEMASIRNIFLVSIPVALLLVAMGAWLMSGRALRPIGQLTGVIQQVTVQGLDRRIPIGTTDVEFVELIQVFNQMLERLERSFTQASRFSADAAHELKTPLTILQGELERTLQQVEPGSELQQRLSNLLDEVRRLSSIMRKLLLLSLADAGQMSLYLVEVDMSELLMEMVEDVELLAPQLSVETEIPAGLRVKGDRDLLVQVLQNLLSNAIKYNLANGWIKIHADKTPTTLHITIANASKDISQSDRDRLFERFYRGDPAHTRKVEGIGLGLSLAREIARAHHGDLTVDSTSQGQTAFTFTLPITK, encoded by the coding sequence GTGAAACAACTGCGATCGTTTCGGCTCCGGATTGCTCTGTTGTCTGCGGCTCTAGCTGGCAGTACATTAGTAGGGTTTGGTGCAGTCTCTTGGTTCCAGATTTATAATGCCAAGATTAGCCGCTTGGATGCAGAACTGTTAAATCAGTTGATGCGGGCTAGCCGTCCCCCAGAAATGGAAAAAGAGCGATCGCATCTGCACCCAGAACAGCTATCTTTTGTTTTGGGAAATACAAAAACCCCTATCGCACTGCTGATACTAGACGGTAACGGCAACACAGTTTATCAATTTAACTCTCTTGCTGCTGATGTTGAGGCGAACAGTCTGCTGGTTAAGCGTCTTAATTTAACGCCTATGCCGCCACCTCCTCCTAGAGAACGGCCGAATTCATCCGCAGAACCACGACCTTTTCGCCCACTTCCGCCGCAATTTGTGACTGCAAAGACAGGAAAAGCAACTTGGCGAATTGGCGCAGCGAAATTTCCCGATAGTCAGGTAGCTCTGGCTGTCAGTTTGCAAGTCGTCAATCAAGAGATGGCTAGCATTCGCAATATCTTCTTAGTTTCGATTCCCGTAGCATTGTTATTAGTTGCGATGGGAGCATGGTTAATGTCTGGGCGGGCGTTGCGTCCCATCGGTCAATTAACCGGAGTTATTCAACAGGTGACAGTCCAAGGGCTAGATCGGCGAATTCCTATTGGCACAACAGATGTGGAATTTGTCGAACTGATTCAAGTATTTAACCAAATGCTGGAACGCCTGGAACGCAGTTTTACCCAAGCCTCTCGCTTCAGTGCTGATGCTGCGCATGAATTGAAAACTCCACTGACGATTTTGCAAGGCGAACTGGAACGAACGCTGCAACAAGTTGAACCTGGAAGCGAACTGCAACAGCGCTTAAGCAATTTGTTGGATGAAGTGCGCCGCCTTAGCAGCATTATGCGGAAACTTTTACTGCTATCTCTAGCAGATGCCGGACAAATGAGCTTGTATCTGGTTGAGGTGGATATGTCAGAATTACTGATGGAGATGGTCGAGGATGTAGAACTCTTGGCTCCGCAGTTGAGTGTAGAAACTGAAATTCCTGCGGGATTGAGGGTAAAAGGCGATCGCGATTTGCTCGTGCAAGTTCTGCAAAATTTGTTGAGTAATGCCATTAAATACAATCTTGCCAACGGCTGGATAAAAATTCACGCAGACAAAACCCCAACAACTCTCCACATCACCATTGCCAATGCATCAAAAGATATTTCCCAGAGCGATCGCGATCGCCTTTTTGAGCGCTTCTATCGCGGCGATCCTGCCCATACCCGCAAAGTAGAAGGAATCGGACTCGGACTCAGCCTCGCGCGGGAAATTGCCAGGGCACATCATGGCGACCTCACCGTGGATTCAACATCTCAAGGACAAACAGCATTCACCTTCACTTTGCCAATTACCAAATAA
- a CDS encoding two component transcriptional regulator, winged helix family protein: MNVLFVEDEAKIANFVRAGLREQGFVVDYCDNGDEGYLRALDNEYDAIILDIMIPGKDGLSILKQLRREGRNTPVILLTARNELDDRLAGLNLGADDYIAKPFFVEELAARIHAVVRRSVGDRQNLLAVGPIKLDRIAREVTCNQRAIELTSREFNLLEYLMRSPGRVFTRTQILEHIWGYDFNPNTNVVDVCIQRIRKKIDSIDEASWIESIRGVGYRFRKPESSS; the protein is encoded by the coding sequence GTGAACGTTCTGTTTGTCGAAGATGAAGCAAAAATTGCTAACTTCGTCCGGGCTGGACTGAGGGAGCAGGGATTTGTCGTAGACTACTGCGACAACGGCGATGAAGGATATCTGCGGGCACTAGATAACGAATACGATGCGATTATTCTCGATATTATGATACCGGGAAAAGATGGGCTATCAATTCTCAAACAACTGCGGCGGGAAGGCCGCAATACTCCGGTAATTTTGTTGACAGCACGCAATGAATTAGACGATCGCTTGGCAGGTTTGAACTTGGGAGCCGATGATTATATTGCCAAACCGTTTTTTGTGGAAGAGTTAGCGGCTCGCATTCACGCTGTTGTCCGCCGGAGTGTAGGCGATCGCCAAAATTTACTGGCAGTTGGGCCGATTAAACTGGATCGGATTGCGCGAGAAGTCACTTGCAATCAACGGGCAATTGAACTCACCAGCCGCGAGTTTAATCTGCTGGAATATCTCATGCGCTCTCCGGGTAGAGTTTTTACTCGTACCCAAATCCTAGAACATATTTGGGGTTATGACTTTAACCCCAATACAAACGTCGTGGATGTATGTATCCAGCGAATTCGCAAAAAAATTGACTCGATTGATGAAGCTAGTTGGATTGAAAGTATTCGCGGCGTTGGCTATCGGTTTCGCAAACCAGAATCTTCATCGTGA
- a CDS encoding proton-translocating NADH-quinone oxidoreductase, chain N — MDFANLASQLNAGTILPEGIVILTLLGVLIVDLILGRTSSRWIGYLAIAGLLASIVALYFQWDATNPISFSGGFNGDDLSIVFRGIVALSAAVTILMSIRYVEQSGTALAEFIAILLTATLGGMFLSGASELVMIFISLETLSISSYLLTGYTKRDPRSNEAALKYLLIGASSTAVFLYGVSLLYGLSGGQTELSAIANGIATAHIGQSLGIVISLVFVIAGIGFKISAAPFHQWTPDVYEGAPTPVIAFLSVGSKAAGFALAIRLLTTVFPLVAEEWKFVFTALAVLSMVLGNVVALAQTSMKRMLAYSSIAQAGFVMIGLIADTEAGYASMIFYLLVYLFMNLCGFTCIILFSLRTGTDQIAEYSGLYQKDPLLTLGLSISLLSLGGIPPLAGFFGKIYLFWAGWQAGLYWLVLLGLVTSVVSIYYYIRVVKMMVVKEPQEMSDVVKNYPPVRWNLPGFRPLQVGLIVTLIATSIAGILSNPLFTLANNSVANTAILQATNVVSTQASAANVEHPERL, encoded by the coding sequence ATGGATTTTGCTAATCTTGCATCCCAGTTAAATGCTGGAACAATTTTGCCAGAGGGGATTGTCATTCTCACCCTCTTAGGGGTTTTGATTGTTGATTTGATTTTGGGGCGTACATCTTCACGCTGGATTGGGTATCTAGCGATCGCAGGTTTACTTGCTTCGATTGTCGCCCTGTATTTTCAATGGGATGCTACCAATCCCATCTCCTTTAGCGGTGGCTTTAATGGTGACGACCTAAGTATCGTCTTTCGCGGTATCGTTGCCTTATCTGCTGCTGTCACCATATTAATGTCCATTCGCTACGTGGAGCAGAGTGGTACTGCTTTAGCAGAGTTCATCGCGATTTTGTTAACTGCTACCCTAGGAGGAATGTTTTTATCCGGGGCTAGCGAGTTAGTGATGATTTTCATCTCCCTAGAAACCCTGAGTATTTCCTCGTATTTGTTAACAGGTTATACCAAGCGTGACCCGCGCTCTAACGAAGCGGCGCTGAAATATCTGTTGATTGGAGCTTCCAGTACAGCAGTATTTTTATATGGCGTGTCGCTACTGTACGGCTTATCGGGCGGACAAACTGAACTGAGTGCGATCGCTAATGGCATCGCGACAGCTCATATCGGTCAGTCATTGGGTATAGTAATTTCCCTGGTTTTTGTGATTGCCGGGATTGGTTTTAAAATTTCTGCTGCACCCTTCCACCAGTGGACTCCAGACGTTTACGAAGGCGCTCCCACCCCAGTGATTGCCTTTTTATCTGTAGGTTCCAAAGCAGCAGGTTTTGCCCTAGCTATCCGCTTACTAACCACAGTCTTCCCCTTAGTTGCCGAGGAATGGAAATTCGTCTTCACTGCGCTTGCAGTTCTCAGTATGGTGTTGGGTAACGTAGTTGCTCTAGCCCAAACCAGCATGAAACGGATGTTAGCTTATTCATCCATTGCCCAAGCAGGGTTTGTGATGATTGGCTTAATTGCTGATACTGAAGCCGGATATGCCAGTATGATTTTTTACTTGCTGGTCTATCTGTTCATGAACTTGTGCGGCTTTACCTGCATCATTCTGTTCTCCCTACGAACAGGAACCGACCAGATTGCCGAATACTCTGGTTTGTATCAAAAAGACCCACTTCTGACATTAGGGTTGAGTATCTCCCTACTGTCTTTAGGTGGAATTCCCCCATTAGCTGGGTTTTTTGGCAAAATTTACTTGTTCTGGGCAGGTTGGCAAGCAGGTCTTTACTGGTTAGTCTTGTTAGGCTTAGTCACCAGTGTGGTCTCCATCTACTACTACATTCGTGTAGTTAAGATGATGGTAGTCAAAGAACCTCAAGAAATGTCTGACGTGGTGAAGAATTATCCCCCAGTGCGTTGGAATTTACCTGGATTTAGACCTTTGCAAGTAGGGTTGATAGTAACTCTCATCGCCACTTCCATTGCTGGGATTTTGTCAAATCCTCTGTTTACTTTAGCTAATAATTCCGTTGCTAATACTGCAATATTGCAAGCAACTAATGTTGTTAGCACTCAGGCAAGTGCTGCGAACGTTGAGCATCCTGAAAGGTTATAA
- a CDS encoding response regulator receiver sensor signal transduction histidine kinase — translation MVKDRQNLIMIVEDNATNAKLLFEFLQASGFRVLVAKSGESALEKLQVVSPDLILLDIMMPGIDGFETCRRLKAEKATQDIPVIFMTALSDVVDKVKGLSLGAVDYITKPFQPEDILARVNVHLKLCHLNRKLEQRATELTATVEQLQQSQRRLVQSEKMSSLGQMVAGIAHEINNPAGFVKGNLVYAHKYMQDLIDHLHLYKDRASAAEIAQHAAKIDLEYLLKDFPHILSSMHEGVERICDISNSLRNFARADNAIKIPFNIHDGIDGTILILKHRLKASNTRPAIEVIRDYDDLPEVECFPGQLNQVFMNLLANAIDALEESNIGRSYQEIAANPNYIIIKTKLTEDEDYVAIIIKDNGLGIPDEIKSQIFDNLFTTKAVGKGTGLGLAITYQIIVEKHEGTIEVNSVPGAGAEFVITIPISSQLR, via the coding sequence ATGGTTAAAGATCGACAAAATCTCATCATGATTGTTGAGGATAATGCAACAAATGCCAAGCTACTATTTGAGTTTTTACAGGCATCAGGTTTTCGCGTTTTAGTTGCAAAAAGTGGCGAGAGTGCTTTAGAGAAATTACAAGTAGTATCTCCCGACCTCATATTATTAGATATTATGATGCCGGGAATCGATGGATTTGAAACTTGCCGTCGCTTAAAAGCAGAAAAAGCTACCCAAGATATTCCAGTGATTTTTATGACGGCTCTATCAGATGTGGTAGATAAAGTAAAAGGTTTAAGTCTGGGTGCAGTAGATTACATTACCAAGCCATTTCAGCCAGAAGATATCCTGGCCAGAGTTAATGTTCATCTCAAGCTGTGTCACCTCAATCGCAAGTTAGAACAAAGAGCAACAGAGCTAACTGCAACGGTGGAGCAGCTACAACAGTCTCAGCGGCGGTTAGTGCAGAGTGAAAAAATGTCTTCTTTGGGACAAATGGTAGCAGGAATTGCTCATGAAATTAATAACCCTGCTGGCTTTGTTAAGGGCAATCTCGTCTATGCTCATAAATATATGCAAGACCTGATCGATCATCTTCATCTTTATAAAGATCGGGCTTCGGCAGCAGAAATCGCCCAACATGCAGCAAAAATTGATTTGGAATATCTGCTGAAAGACTTTCCCCACATTCTCAGTTCCATGCATGAGGGTGTAGAAAGGATTTGCGATATTAGTAATTCTCTACGTAACTTTGCCCGTGCTGATAACGCGATAAAAATTCCTTTTAATATTCATGATGGTATTGATGGTACTATTTTAATTCTCAAACATAGATTGAAAGCTTCTAATACTCGCCCGGCTATTGAAGTTATCCGAGATTACGATGATTTACCAGAAGTAGAATGCTTTCCTGGGCAATTAAATCAGGTATTTATGAATCTTTTAGCTAATGCTATTGATGCTTTAGAAGAGTCTAATATAGGACGTAGCTATCAAGAAATAGCAGCTAATCCTAATTACATTATAATTAAAACTAAATTAACAGAAGATGAAGATTATGTGGCAATTATCATTAAAGATAATGGCTTAGGTATTCCCGATGAGATAAAATCCCAAATATTTGATAATTTATTTACGACTAAAGCTGTAGGAAAAGGTACGGGGTTGGGATTAGCAATTACTTATCAAATTATAGTGGAAAAGCATGAGGGTACTATCGAGGTCAATTCAGTACCAGGTGCAGGTGCAGAATTTGTAATTACTATCCCTATAAGTTCTCAACTTAGGTAA
- a CDS encoding Cache sensor hybrid histidine kinase produces the protein MSNLKFKKYQKVSFRLILILPFIIQIFAAVGLVGYFSMKNGEKAVNDLANQLMKKVNQLVVQHLDTYLATPPQINQINTDAIKLKMIDLNNLQSTGHYFWKQMQVLNIGYINFANPKGEFIGIERLDNGELLINEVSQKHKIGKLYVYTTDTQGNRKKLTAVKDYDPRIEAWYADAVKMGKPLWTPIYQWEDKPEIFSISSSFPLYDEAHKPIGVIGIDLILSQISNFLANLKVGQKGKIFILERSGLIVAASHNELPYNIINGKAERLSALRSKDDLIKETAQYIERKFGSFREIKDSQELEFTLKGERQFIQVIPWRDKLGLDWLVIVVVPESDFMAQIDANTRSSILLCLAALGVAVLVGIITSRWITQPILRLQAASVAIASGKLDQKVEITGIDELESLAQSFNQMAAQLQASFLELETRVEERTIELKTAKELADSANTAKSEFLANMSHELRTPLNGILGYAQILELDQNLSAKQKNAINIIYQCGSHLLTLINDILDLSKIEARKLELSAHDFHFTSFLKSIYEICHIKSEQKEIAFTYQELNQLPIAVLADEKRLRQVLLNLLSNAIKFTDCGEVKFKIGVLDNSLNINDSLTQIAEKALANSQNQELPIIKIRFQIEDTGVGMSPEQLQKIFLPFEQVGNKQRMAEGTGLGLAISQQIVQMMGSEIKVESILKQGSKFWFDVDLQVSQQWINSSPSKPTHKIIGYEGEPIKILVVDDRWENRSVIVNLLEPLGFLLMEAVNGQEGLEKALTWHPKLIITDIVMPILNGWEMVQKLRSQTQFSKLIIIASSANVFNFDQQQSYNSGCNDFLPKPVRSEQLLAQIQMHLGLTWIDQADSITVPASTAENAPSQDGCEFMVPPKEELQNIWTAATIGDIAAVEQEAQRLQHLDIIYLPFTAKLLELTQNLDEEAIIKLVKQYI, from the coding sequence ATGAGTAATTTAAAATTTAAAAAATATCAGAAAGTATCATTCAGGCTGATTCTGATTCTTCCCTTTATTATCCAGATATTTGCTGCTGTGGGACTAGTAGGTTATTTTTCTATGAAAAATGGGGAGAAGGCGGTTAACGATCTGGCTAATCAATTAATGAAAAAAGTAAATCAGCTTGTTGTTCAGCATCTTGATACATATTTAGCAACTCCTCCACAGATTAATCAGATTAATACCGATGCTATTAAGTTAAAAATGATCGATTTAAATAATTTGCAAAGCACTGGACATTATTTTTGGAAGCAAATGCAAGTGCTAAATATCGGCTACATTAACTTTGCTAATCCCAAAGGAGAATTTATTGGTATCGAGCGTTTAGATAATGGGGAGCTTTTAATTAATGAAGTTTCCCAAAAACATAAAATTGGCAAACTATATGTTTATACTACAGACACTCAAGGAAATCGTAAAAAGCTGACAGCGGTTAAAGATTACGATCCTCGGATAGAAGCTTGGTATGCAGATGCAGTCAAGATGGGCAAACCTTTATGGACACCAATTTATCAATGGGAAGATAAACCAGAAATTTTTTCTATCTCTTCTAGTTTTCCGCTTTATGATGAGGCTCATAAGCCTATTGGCGTAATTGGTATCGACTTGATATTATCACAAATTAGTAATTTTTTAGCAAATCTAAAAGTCGGTCAAAAGGGAAAAATATTTATTTTAGAGCGTTCTGGTTTAATAGTGGCTGCTTCTCATAATGAGCTACCCTACAATATTATTAATGGTAAAGCCGAAAGGCTTTCAGCTTTACGCAGTAAAGATGATTTAATTAAAGAAACTGCACAGTATATAGAGAGAAAATTCGGCAGTTTTAGAGAAATTAAAGATAGTCAAGAACTTGAATTTACTCTCAAAGGCGAACGGCAATTTATTCAAGTTATCCCTTGGCGAGACAAACTGGGACTGGATTGGTTAGTCATTGTTGTGGTGCCAGAATCTGATTTTATGGCACAAATAGACGCCAATACTCGCAGCAGCATACTCTTGTGTCTAGCAGCGTTAGGAGTAGCAGTTTTAGTAGGAATCATCACATCTCGTTGGATTACACAACCAATTCTCCGCTTGCAGGCTGCAAGTGTAGCGATCGCTTCCGGAAAACTAGACCAAAAAGTTGAAATTACAGGTATAGATGAACTAGAAAGTCTGGCACAATCTTTTAACCAAATGGCTGCACAGTTGCAAGCATCTTTCCTAGAACTAGAAACTAGAGTTGAAGAACGTACTATCGAATTAAAAACAGCAAAAGAACTTGCTGATAGTGCTAACACAGCTAAAAGTGAATTTCTGGCAAACATGAGCCACGAACTTCGCACGCCACTCAACGGTATCCTCGGATATGCTCAAATACTTGAACTTGACCAAAATTTGAGTGCCAAACAAAAGAATGCTATTAACATTATTTACCAGTGTGGTTCCCATCTACTGACTCTAATCAACGATATTCTTGACCTCTCAAAAATCGAAGCTCGGAAATTGGAATTATCTGCTCACGATTTCCACTTTACTAGTTTCCTCAAAAGTATTTATGAAATTTGTCATATCAAATCTGAGCAAAAAGAAATTGCTTTTACTTACCAAGAACTAAATCAACTTCCCATAGCTGTATTAGCTGATGAAAAACGGTTGCGGCAAGTGCTGCTGAACTTATTAAGTAACGCTATTAAATTTACAGATTGTGGGGAAGTCAAATTCAAAATAGGTGTGTTGGATAATTCGCTCAATATTAACGATTCTTTAACTCAGATAGCAGAGAAGGCTTTAGCTAATAGCCAAAACCAAGAATTACCTATAATAAAAATTAGATTTCAAATCGAGGATACAGGCGTTGGCATGAGTCCAGAGCAATTACAAAAAATATTTCTTCCTTTTGAACAAGTGGGAAATAAGCAGCGAATGGCAGAAGGAACTGGACTCGGACTTGCTATTAGCCAGCAAATTGTACAAATGATGGGGAGTGAAATCAAAGTAGAAAGTATTTTGAAGCAAGGTAGCAAGTTTTGGTTTGATGTGGATTTACAAGTATCACAGCAATGGATTAATTCATCTCCTAGTAAGCCTACCCATAAAATTATTGGCTATGAAGGAGAACCAATCAAAATTCTAGTTGTTGATGACCGTTGGGAAAATCGCTCTGTGATTGTTAATTTATTAGAACCTCTCGGTTTTTTACTAATGGAAGCAGTCAACGGACAAGAAGGATTAGAAAAAGCTCTTACTTGGCATCCTAAGTTAATCATCACTGACATAGTTATGCCTATACTTAATGGTTGGGAGATGGTACAAAAGTTACGTTCCCAAACACAATTTTCAAAACTTATTATTATTGCTTCCTCTGCCAATGTATTTAACTTTGACCAACAACAAAGTTATAATTCTGGCTGCAATGATTTTCTTCCCAAGCCTGTGCGATCGGAGCAACTATTAGCCCAGATACAAATGCATCTAGGCCTAACTTGGATAGATCAAGCAGATAGCATAACTGTACCAGCATCGACAGCAGAGAATGCTCCTAGTCAGGATGGTTGCGAGTTCATGGTTCCTCCTAAAGAGGAATTACAAAATATCTGGACTGCTGCCACCATTGGTGATATTGCAGCAGTTGAACAGGAAGCTCAAAGATTACAGCATTTAGATATTATATATTTACCTTTTACTGCCAAGCTTTTGGAATTAACTCAAAATCTTGATGAAGAAGCAATTATCAAGCTAGTGAAACAGTACATTTGA
- a CDS encoding phytanoyl-CoA dioxygenase, with protein sequence MVQTIGGIANYTATDLDRFVEDLNRDGICVIRGLFDKNLIDDWAQAFDRLFRERQNQPGGLAPREIARYYLTLPWVSPFANPEVFANPVIMGILERVFYQEYVMVQLGVDVPFQGSDYQETHRDYRPLFSDNIVTPLYALAVNFPLVEVTAENGPFQMARGTHVIPREEGLRKIATGEIPMESFYMQPGDVMIRTPLALHRGSPNRTSQPRPMVVMGYVMHWLHTPKVDLTLERDYYESLPEKLRQMLRCQVVEQLPQEKAETYINFKY encoded by the coding sequence ATGGTTCAAACTATAGGCGGTATAGCTAACTATACAGCTACCGACCTAGATCGATTTGTCGAAGATCTAAATCGAGACGGGATTTGTGTAATTCGTGGACTTTTTGATAAAAACTTAATTGATGATTGGGCACAAGCTTTTGATCGATTATTCCGAGAGCGTCAAAATCAACCTGGTGGATTAGCCCCTCGTGAAATTGCTCGTTACTATCTCACACTACCTTGGGTTTCCCCATTTGCAAATCCAGAAGTTTTCGCTAATCCCGTGATTATGGGTATTCTTGAGCGCGTGTTTTACCAAGAATACGTTATGGTTCAGTTGGGTGTTGATGTTCCTTTCCAGGGTTCGGATTATCAGGAAACCCATCGAGACTATCGCCCTTTATTCTCAGATAACATAGTAACGCCACTTTACGCCCTAGCAGTTAATTTTCCACTGGTAGAAGTAACCGCAGAGAACGGCCCTTTCCAAATGGCACGTGGAACCCATGTCATACCACGGGAAGAGGGACTCAGGAAAATTGCTACAGGTGAAATTCCGATGGAATCTTTTTATATGCAGCCAGGTGATGTGATGATTCGGACACCTTTGGCCTTACACCGGGGTTCGCCAAATCGCACAAGCCAGCCAAGACCGATGGTAGTTATGGGCTACGTAATGCATTGGTTGCATACGCCAAAAGTCGATTTAACTCTGGAGCGTGATTACTATGAAAGCCTACCAGAGAAATTAAGACAGATGCTGCGCTGTCAGGTAGTGGAGCAGTTACCACAGGAAAAAGCGGAAACCTATATCAATTTCAAGTACTAA